Proteins encoded by one window of Paenibacillus urinalis:
- a CDS encoding DHA2 family efflux MFS transporter permease subunit: MKAEADTVQEGQEQKQYKVLPILFAMLLSGFIGLFGETALNVAMTPLMDLLEVGPTTIQWLTTGYLLVLGILVPVSGLLLQWFTTRQLFTTSLIFSIAGTVVAALAPTFEMLLIARVLQAVGTALLLPLMFNTILIIFPIEKRGSAMGLIGLVIMFAPASGPSISGLILANLTWHWIFWISLPFFIISLVCGLMFLPNISKLTKPKIDVPSIILSTLGFGGIVYGFSSAGGHGETGSGWSSPVVIVTLVIGVLSLLIFSIRQLRMKQPMLDLRAFKYPMFTIGLILIFFCMMMMLSSMLILPMYLQQGLAVTALTAGLVLLPGSLLNGFLSPVMGRLFDKFGPKWLVRIGLVVVAAVLFMYTGIEPTTPLGLIITLHLFMMIGISMIMMPAQTNGLNQLPPEYYPHGTAIMNTLQQVSGAIGTAVAVSILSAGQSSFLSGVTNPESPENQLMGFTTGVQNAFMFALILAVIGLVISFFVKRVQVTGQQSGQGPMH, translated from the coding sequence ATGAAAGCTGAAGCTGATACTGTACAAGAGGGGCAGGAGCAAAAACAATATAAAGTGCTGCCCATTTTGTTCGCTATGCTGCTTAGCGGATTTATCGGTCTGTTTGGGGAGACGGCACTTAACGTAGCAATGACTCCGCTGATGGATCTGCTGGAAGTAGGACCTACAACCATTCAATGGCTGACTACTGGTTATTTGCTGGTACTGGGTATTCTAGTACCTGTGTCTGGATTGCTGCTGCAATGGTTTACGACAAGACAATTGTTTACAACTTCATTAATTTTTTCAATTGCAGGTACTGTGGTAGCTGCGCTGGCACCAACCTTTGAAATGCTATTAATTGCAAGGGTGCTTCAAGCGGTGGGTACCGCATTATTGCTGCCACTGATGTTTAATACGATATTGATTATATTCCCGATTGAGAAGCGGGGATCCGCGATGGGCCTGATCGGACTGGTAATTATGTTTGCGCCAGCGAGCGGCCCGAGTATTTCTGGATTGATTCTAGCTAACTTGACCTGGCATTGGATCTTCTGGATTTCGCTGCCGTTCTTTATTATTTCGCTGGTGTGCGGTTTAATGTTCCTGCCGAACATCTCGAAATTGACGAAGCCCAAAATTGATGTACCTTCCATTATCCTATCCACACTTGGTTTTGGGGGGATCGTATACGGATTTAGTAGTGCAGGCGGACACGGTGAAACCGGCAGTGGATGGAGCAGCCCTGTAGTTATCGTCACCCTGGTGATCGGTGTCTTGTCCCTGCTCATCTTCAGCATCCGTCAGCTCAGAATGAAGCAGCCGATGCTGGATCTTCGTGCATTCAAATATCCAATGTTTACAATTGGGCTCATTCTCATCTTCTTCTGTATGATGATGATGTTATCGTCCATGCTAATATTGCCGATGTATTTGCAGCAAGGTCTTGCGGTTACTGCCCTGACAGCCGGATTGGTACTATTGCCGGGCAGCTTGTTGAACGGATTCTTGTCTCCAGTTATGGGTCGTTTGTTTGATAAATTTGGCCCTAAATGGCTGGTTCGTATTGGATTAGTGGTCGTGGCTGCCGTTCTGTTTATGTATACTGGAATTGAACCTACGACTCCACTGGGCTTGATTATTACACTGCATCTATTCATGATGATCGGTATTTCCATGATCATGATGCCTGCTCAGACGAATGGTCTGAACCAGCTTCCGCCGGAGTATTATCCGCACGGAACGGCTATTATGAATACACTTCAGCAGGTGTCTGGAGCAATTGGTACAGCCGTTGCGGTAAGTATTCTGAGTGCAGGTCAGTCAAGCTTCTTGAGCGGAGTGACGAATCCGGAAAGTCCGGAGAATCAACTCATGGGATTCACAACGGGTGTCCAAAATGCGTTTATGTTCGCATTAATCTTGGCTGTCATCGGGCTTGTCATCTCCTTCTTCGTTAAGCGGGTGCAGGTTACTGGACAACAGAGTGGGCAAGGTCCTATGCATTAA
- a CDS encoding PLP-dependent aminotransferase family protein codes for MYSDFVLANDRPAYIQVKDYIRRLITTGALQGDQKLPSTRELCGLLHVSRNTVINAYSELEADGYIYTVKGQGHFVSSSAAPSNSVFQSHDVKMNWSTKLNDYARLAEEHDLMKHGIRGQKQAISFTSIAPDEKLFDLQNVKRAFMDRMSLEGDVLLNYGYAKGYKPLIEYLLNYMENKGVDLAGKDLLVTSGFTEGLSLVLSSFKQGSGRILCENPTHHTAIKAFKMHGYKITGVPMERDGINLKELSRELASQAYDLAYLIPSYHNPTGIVMSHPKRKEALRLLQQYHVPIIEDGFNEELRYSGSHIAPLVVSAGSGNNSVIYIGSFSKILFPGLRVGWILADSTLIDYLESVKRARTIHTSTLDQSLLYQYLYNGNFEKYLKRAKTEYKRKHELVVRSCQEWLPAHQLSSDGGLHVFIEFAAGVDTRELLKLCSEQGVLFTPGDIFYTDGRGQNTLRLGFSRVSEADIQKGIQIIGYCAEKLLS; via the coding sequence ATGTATTCAGATTTTGTACTAGCGAATGACCGACCGGCTTATATACAAGTCAAAGATTATATAAGACGGCTAATAACAACAGGCGCGCTGCAAGGTGATCAGAAGCTGCCTTCTACCCGTGAACTATGCGGACTTCTCCATGTTAGCCGTAATACGGTCATAAATGCTTACTCGGAGCTCGAGGCGGATGGCTATATTTATACCGTCAAAGGTCAGGGACATTTTGTTAGTTCGTCTGCTGCACCTTCAAATTCTGTATTTCAGTCTCACGATGTAAAGATGAACTGGAGTACGAAATTAAACGACTATGCCAGGCTGGCTGAAGAGCATGATCTAATGAAGCATGGCATTCGCGGACAGAAACAAGCCATTTCTTTTACCAGTATTGCACCTGATGAGAAGTTGTTTGATCTGCAAAATGTTAAAAGGGCCTTTATGGACCGAATGTCATTAGAGGGAGACGTGCTTCTGAATTACGGCTATGCCAAAGGATACAAACCGCTGATCGAATATCTGCTGAACTATATGGAGAACAAAGGCGTGGACCTAGCGGGAAAGGATCTGCTCGTGACGAGTGGTTTTACGGAAGGACTCAGTCTGGTATTGTCTAGCTTCAAGCAAGGAAGCGGGAGGATTCTGTGCGAGAACCCTACTCATCATACAGCGATCAAAGCTTTTAAGATGCATGGATACAAGATTACAGGAGTGCCTATGGAGAGAGATGGTATTAATCTCAAGGAGCTTTCACGCGAGCTTGCCTCACAAGCCTATGATCTGGCTTATCTTATACCCTCTTATCATAATCCGACGGGGATCGTCATGTCTCATCCAAAAAGAAAAGAAGCGCTGCGGCTTCTTCAACAATATCACGTTCCCATTATCGAGGACGGGTTTAATGAAGAGCTGCGATATTCGGGATCGCATATTGCACCGCTTGTCGTGAGTGCGGGTAGTGGAAATAATAGTGTCATCTATATAGGTAGCTTCTCTAAAATACTATTTCCCGGTCTGCGTGTCGGGTGGATTCTTGCTGATTCAACTTTGATTGATTATCTGGAGAGCGTGAAGCGTGCACGAACCATTCACACATCAACGCTGGATCAATCCTTGCTGTATCAGTATCTATATAACGGTAATTTTGAGAAATATCTTAAACGGGCGAAGACGGAGTACAAGCGAAAACATGAGCTGGTCGTCAGAAGCTGCCAAGAATGGCTGCCTGCACATCAGTTGTCAAGTGATGGAGGGCTTCACGTATTTATTGAGTTTGCAGCCGGCGTTGATACAAGGGAGCTGTTGAAGCTCTGCTCAGAACAAGGGGTTTTATTTACACCGGGTGACATTTTTTATACAGACGGCAGGGGTCAAAATACACTTCGGCTGGGGTTCTCACGCGTATCGGAAGCGGATATTCAGAAGGGAATTCAAATCATCGGTTATTGTGCGGAAAAGCTGCTGTCATAA
- a CDS encoding D-alanine--D-alanine ligase: MKVGIMMGGVSSEREVSLQTGKQMMVHLNKSKYSPISIEIKDKRDLITKTEGIDIALLALHGAFGEDGRVQATLDTLGIPYTGSSVLSSSICMDKDMSKKLLRQEGVRTPDWIIVSSLEELKTVDTEAIEFPVVVKPNSGGSSIGTQIVRSAELLEEAVLAALRWDRHVMIEHYIDGEELTCSILDGELLPIISIKPNAEFFDYVSKYEAGEAEEQIVQLTDKLQDEVNEVALKCYLTLKCSAYARVDLMLKDGSVYVLEVNTLPGMTPTSLFPQSARAAGIGYEELLERIITASLEDRSRENLRIVGERS, encoded by the coding sequence GTGAAGGTTGGCATCATGATGGGCGGAGTATCCTCCGAAAGAGAAGTTTCACTACAAACAGGCAAGCAAATGATGGTTCATCTTAATAAAAGCAAATATAGTCCGATATCGATCGAGATTAAGGATAAACGTGACCTGATCACGAAGACAGAAGGGATTGACATCGCTCTGCTTGCGCTCCATGGAGCTTTTGGTGAGGATGGAAGAGTACAGGCCACACTGGATACATTAGGGATTCCATATACAGGAAGCAGTGTGCTGTCCAGCAGTATTTGTATGGATAAAGACATGAGTAAGAAGCTGCTGAGGCAAGAAGGTGTTCGAACCCCGGACTGGATTATTGTTAGCAGCTTAGAAGAGCTGAAGACTGTAGATACCGAAGCTATCGAATTTCCGGTCGTCGTCAAGCCGAATAGCGGCGGGTCTAGTATCGGAACTCAAATTGTTCGCTCGGCTGAGCTTCTTGAGGAAGCCGTATTAGCCGCATTGAGATGGGACCGTCATGTCATGATAGAACATTATATAGATGGAGAAGAGCTAACTTGCTCTATATTAGACGGTGAGCTTCTGCCGATCATATCGATTAAGCCCAACGCTGAGTTTTTTGACTATGTGTCCAAATATGAGGCAGGGGAAGCGGAAGAGCAGATCGTTCAACTCACTGATAAGCTCCAAGACGAGGTGAATGAAGTGGCATTAAAGTGCTACTTGACCTTAAAATGCAGTGCATATGCCAGGGTGGACCTTATGTTGAAGGACGGTTCGGTCTATGTGTTAGAAGTAAATACGCTTCCTGGTATGACTCCAACGAGTCTGTTTCCGCAGAGCGCCAGAGCAGCGGGTATAGGGTACGAAGAACTGCTGGAACGAATTATTACAGCCTCCTTGGAGGATAGAAGCAGAGAGAATCTTCGTATTGTGGGGGAACGATCATGA
- a CDS encoding alkaline phosphatase has product MNKLRKKVITISAVSAIALGTITAGSNLPILDAKGNQNNNRKVDNVIFMVPDGFSASYATNYRWYKGEETALDSILVGMHRTYSANSEITDSAAAGTAFATGVKTNNGMISTSPDGKELKTILEAMEEKGKSSGLVATSTITHATPAVFASHVASRSDESAIAPQLIDNDVDVIMGGGKKYFPDSLINEAKKDGYQYISSKGDLKRAERSDKLIGLFAESGMAPELDRETTNEPSLQEMTETALKVLNKDKDGFFLMVEGSQIDWAGHDHDAAWAMKDSEAFEKALESVLEFAKKDKNTLVVVAGDHDTGGMSVGGNGPGDVDLEVIRNVTATGDYMVTQLNSTRSNVKEVVKKYTTLELTDEEVQLIKSSEQPAITINEVVSARANIGWTSLNHTGVDVPLYAYGPGADLFIGLHENTDLPVLMAEALKIKFTPGK; this is encoded by the coding sequence GTGAACAAATTGAGAAAAAAGGTAATTACGATTTCGGCCGTATCAGCAATTGCTCTTGGAACTATAACTGCTGGAAGTAACTTGCCCATCCTAGATGCAAAGGGGAATCAAAATAATAATAGAAAAGTCGATAATGTCATCTTTATGGTTCCGGATGGCTTCTCTGCTTCTTATGCAACGAATTATCGTTGGTACAAAGGAGAAGAAACAGCACTGGATTCGATACTAGTCGGAATGCATCGTACATACTCTGCAAACTCAGAGATTACAGATTCGGCTGCAGCAGGCACCGCTTTTGCAACGGGTGTCAAAACAAACAACGGCATGATCAGCACCTCCCCAGACGGCAAAGAACTCAAGACCATTCTTGAAGCAATGGAGGAGAAGGGCAAGTCTTCTGGTTTAGTTGCGACTTCTACCATTACACACGCAACACCGGCTGTATTTGCCTCACACGTAGCCAGCCGATCAGATGAGTCCGCTATTGCTCCACAACTTATCGATAACGACGTAGATGTGATTATGGGCGGCGGCAAAAAATATTTCCCCGACTCGCTAATCAATGAAGCAAAAAAGGATGGATATCAGTACATCTCAAGCAAAGGTGATTTGAAGCGTGCTGAAAGATCGGACAAGCTGATTGGTTTATTTGCAGAATCTGGAATGGCTCCGGAATTGGACCGTGAAACGACGAATGAGCCTAGCCTGCAAGAAATGACCGAGACGGCATTGAAGGTCCTCAACAAAGACAAAGATGGATTCTTCCTTATGGTAGAGGGAAGTCAAATTGATTGGGCAGGCCATGATCATGATGCAGCCTGGGCTATGAAGGATTCAGAAGCATTTGAGAAGGCTCTGGAGTCTGTATTGGAATTTGCCAAGAAGGACAAGAACACACTGGTTGTCGTAGCTGGGGATCATGATACGGGAGGAATGTCCGTTGGCGGAAACGGTCCAGGGGATGTCGATCTTGAGGTCATTCGTAACGTAACGGCTACAGGTGATTATATGGTTACCCAGCTGAATTCCACACGCAGTAATGTCAAAGAGGTTGTGAAGAAATATACTACACTTGAGCTTACAGATGAAGAGGTTCAATTGATTAAGTCCTCGGAGCAACCGGCGATCACAATTAATGAAGTTGTCTCTGCCCGGGCCAATATTGGATGGACAAGTCTGAACCATACAGGTGTAGACGTACCGCTGTATGCATATGGGCCGGGTGCAGATCTATTCATCGGACTTCATGAGAATACAGATTTGCCTGTATTAATGGCAGAAGCGCTAAAGATTAAATTTACACCAGGAAAATAA
- a CDS encoding TetR/AcrR family transcriptional regulator produces the protein MSEKSNAKECIVNTAARLFFSQGYHATGLNQIIKESNTPKGSLYHYFPHGKEELAHVCIQKANEDILQKFEACFAASDNTGDAIQLFVHKLADETEAAGFTGFLPFSFWAAVETSCISHQLREACQGVFADWQQVIAKNLIKDGISEQKARETGLLVISLLEGALIISLTNQDKQPMLTAADYLSVVAKNAR, from the coding sequence TTGAGTGAGAAGTCTAATGCGAAGGAATGCATCGTTAATACAGCAGCCAGACTGTTTTTTTCACAGGGATATCACGCGACCGGGCTGAATCAGATTATTAAGGAAAGCAATACACCCAAAGGCTCGTTGTATCACTACTTCCCTCATGGTAAGGAAGAGCTCGCCCATGTATGTATTCAAAAAGCAAACGAGGATATTTTGCAGAAATTTGAAGCTTGCTTTGCAGCCAGCGACAATACGGGAGACGCCATACAACTCTTCGTTCATAAGCTTGCTGATGAGACTGAAGCAGCTGGTTTTACTGGGTTTTTGCCATTTAGCTTCTGGGCAGCTGTCGAGACATCGTGCATAAGTCATCAGCTGCGAGAAGCCTGTCAGGGCGTATTTGCAGATTGGCAGCAAGTGATTGCCAAGAATCTCATTAAAGATGGCATTAGTGAACAGAAGGCACGAGAAACGGGTTTATTGGTCATTTCCTTGCTGGAGGGAGCACTCATTATAAGCCTCACCAATCAAGACAAACAGCCGATGCTGACGGCTGCAGATTATTTGTCGGTTGTTGCAAAGAACGCAAGGTAG
- a CDS encoding PhzF family phenazine biosynthesis protein, translating into MGNIKVFHYDAFSHIPGMGNPAGVVLDSMDLTEEQMRQVAEQVGFNETAFPLKSDFADLRIRYFTPGHEINLCGHATMATVYALYSSGMLGDKMNFTIETKAGVLPIRLNLEQQQLFITMKQAAPEFHTFQGSIQELSNSIEIEVSDIDTDIPIVYGSTGTWTLLVPVRTLDAFRRMKPENNLFPSLLKEMPRASIHPFCLQTYDEAAHIHARHFSSPYSGTIEDPVTGTASGVLGAYYAKYIKNESATAFELLVEQGQELGKDGRVRVNVTSDGTIEITGSAVYVNEFHVLI; encoded by the coding sequence ATGGGAAATATAAAAGTTTTTCATTACGATGCATTTAGTCATATTCCTGGTATGGGAAACCCAGCCGGGGTTGTACTAGACAGTATGGATCTGACTGAGGAGCAAATGAGACAGGTGGCTGAACAGGTAGGATTTAATGAAACCGCGTTTCCGTTAAAGTCGGACTTCGCTGATCTAAGAATTCGTTATTTTACACCTGGACATGAGATCAATCTATGCGGTCATGCCACCATGGCTACCGTTTATGCCCTGTATTCATCAGGCATGCTTGGGGATAAGATGAATTTTACGATTGAAACTAAAGCCGGCGTCCTGCCGATTAGACTGAATCTGGAACAGCAACAGTTATTTATTACGATGAAGCAGGCGGCTCCCGAATTTCACACCTTTCAAGGCTCCATTCAAGAACTTTCGAATTCGATCGAAATTGAAGTCAGCGATATCGATACAGATATCCCCATCGTCTATGGCAGCACGGGAACATGGACCTTATTAGTCCCGGTAAGAACCCTGGATGCGTTCAGGCGGATGAAGCCTGAGAACAATCTTTTTCCAAGCCTACTCAAGGAAATGCCTCGTGCTTCAATTCATCCGTTCTGCTTACAAACCTATGATGAAGCTGCACATATCCATGCCAGGCATTTCTCATCCCCCTATTCGGGTACGATTGAGGACCCGGTTACGGGCACAGCTTCAGGTGTGTTAGGAGCTTACTACGCAAAATATATAAAGAATGAATCGGCTACAGCGTTTGAGCTGCTCGTAGAACAAGGTCAGGAATTAGGGAAGGATGGCCGAGTAAGAGTAAATGTGACCAGCGATGGCACGATTGAGATCACAGGCAGTGCGGTTTATGTCAATGAATTCCATGTGTTAATCTGA
- the nhaC gene encoding Na+/H+ antiporter NhaC: MNQENKVLKIHSIEAVVITALLMGLLGYLIIGVKAVPHIAVISGIVFLLIYGAIKRVGFKELEGAMAEGAKSGIGAVMIFFFIGMLISSWMASGTIPTFIYLSVELVSGRFFYAIVFLVTAIIGVSLGSSLTTAATLGVGFIGASTALDMSPVITAGAIVSGAFFGDKMSPLSDTTNLAATVAGADLFDHIKNMAWTTIPAFIISFIVFLVLSPEQTSTSIEQIELVKETLIQLNLVNGYALLPFVILAVLAFMKVPVTAALLGGTLSALIISIWTGNGLEMKGMLELLYSGYQSASGVEDVDSMLTRGGIESMMFSVSVILLALSMGGLLFRLGIIPALLSIVQRFLNRVSILICSTAGMAVAVNFIIGEQYLSVLLTGNAFKDYYKKAGLEPKHLSRVLEDAGTVVNPLVPWSVCGVFITSVLGVSVVEYAPFAMFCLLCPLITVFYGFTGISLPKTIKNTQK, from the coding sequence ATGAATCAAGAAAATAAGGTATTAAAGATCCATTCCATAGAAGCTGTAGTGATAACGGCTCTGTTAATGGGACTGCTTGGGTACCTGATAATTGGAGTTAAAGCAGTTCCTCATATTGCAGTGATATCCGGTATTGTATTTTTGTTAATTTACGGTGCTATAAAGAGGGTCGGGTTTAAAGAATTGGAAGGAGCTATGGCAGAAGGGGCTAAATCCGGAATTGGTGCTGTCATGATCTTCTTCTTCATCGGCATGCTGATCAGCAGCTGGATGGCTAGCGGGACGATTCCAACCTTCATCTATTTATCGGTCGAGCTGGTGTCGGGTAGATTCTTCTATGCGATCGTCTTCCTAGTTACCGCTATTATCGGAGTTAGTCTTGGCAGCTCACTAACGACGGCAGCAACCTTGGGTGTTGGGTTCATAGGTGCGAGTACGGCACTGGATATGTCACCGGTAATCACGGCCGGAGCCATTGTTTCAGGAGCATTTTTTGGGGATAAGATGTCACCTCTATCAGATACAACAAACCTTGCTGCTACGGTAGCGGGTGCGGATCTATTTGATCATATTAAAAATATGGCCTGGACGACAATTCCGGCATTTATTATATCATTCATCGTATTCCTAGTGCTGTCTCCTGAACAAACGAGTACAAGTATAGAACAGATCGAGCTGGTAAAAGAGACCTTGATCCAGTTGAATCTTGTTAATGGATATGCACTTCTTCCATTTGTCATCCTTGCGGTGCTTGCCTTTATGAAGGTGCCTGTTACCGCTGCCTTGCTGGGAGGTACGTTGTCGGCGTTAATCATCTCCATCTGGACGGGTAATGGCCTGGAAATGAAAGGAATGCTGGAACTGCTCTATTCTGGTTACCAATCTGCCAGTGGTGTGGAGGATGTGGATTCCATGCTGACTAGAGGCGGAATAGAGAGTATGATGTTCAGTGTGTCTGTTATACTGCTCGCGTTAAGTATGGGAGGCTTGCTGTTCAGACTTGGAATTATACCTGCGTTATTGTCTATCGTACAGCGATTCTTAAATCGTGTTTCGATCCTCATTTGCTCTACCGCAGGAATGGCTGTAGCCGTCAATTTTATTATTGGAGAGCAGTATTTGTCGGTCTTATTAACAGGAAATGCGTTTAAAGATTATTATAAAAAAGCAGGGCTTGAACCAAAGCATCTGTCACGTGTGCTTGAGGATGCGGGAACGGTAGTGAATCCTCTTGTACCATGGAGTGTGTGTGGTGTGTTTATTACCTCTGTGCTGGGAGTTTCCGTTGTGGAATATGCACCATTTGCGATGTTCTGCTTGTTATGTCCTCTCATCACGGTGTTCTATGGATTCACTGGCATCTCATTGCCAAAAACGATAAAGAACACGCAGAAATGA
- a CDS encoding aminotransferase class I/II-fold pyridoxal phosphate-dependent enzyme, with amino-acid sequence MNLKNTFLSPVVQTMPPSGIRQFFNAAEADPEVISLGVGEPDFVTPKRAIEACVKALNNGKTMYTPNEGLMELREEIAGYLNKFFKMSYDPIGEILVTVGGSEAIDLALRALITPGDEVVIPVPGYVAYSPLVRLNGGVPIELELLDKHDFKLNEELLEQAITSRTKALIVNFPSNPTGAVMKKEDWLPIVRLAIQHNLIVITDEMYAELTYDGHHDSIASLPGMRERTLVVSGFSKAFAMTGWRVGYLCGPMELLQEMVKIHQYTTLCAPIMGQIAALECLRNGHEEKEEMKSAYNERRKMFIQSLSEMGLSCRQPKGAFYAFPDITVTGMSSQEFAGRLLQEGKVAVVPGQVFGSGGEGFVRCSYASSFIQLEEALERISRWLRLTHGIH; translated from the coding sequence ATGAATCTTAAGAACACCTTCCTATCTCCTGTCGTACAGACGATGCCTCCCTCGGGAATTCGCCAATTTTTTAATGCAGCTGAAGCCGATCCTGAGGTAATCTCTCTAGGTGTCGGAGAACCGGATTTCGTTACACCTAAGCGAGCGATAGAAGCATGTGTTAAGGCACTTAACAACGGAAAAACCATGTATACGCCGAATGAGGGACTCATGGAGCTTCGGGAAGAGATTGCGGGTTACCTGAACAAGTTTTTTAAGATGAGCTATGATCCTATAGGTGAGATCCTCGTCACCGTTGGCGGTAGTGAAGCAATTGATCTTGCGCTGCGGGCACTCATCACACCGGGTGATGAGGTCGTCATACCCGTGCCAGGTTACGTGGCTTATTCTCCGCTTGTACGATTAAACGGCGGAGTTCCGATTGAGCTGGAGCTGCTGGATAAGCATGATTTCAAACTGAACGAAGAATTACTAGAGCAGGCCATTACTTCGAGAACGAAGGCCTTGATCGTCAATTTTCCTAGTAATCCGACAGGCGCAGTAATGAAGAAAGAAGACTGGCTGCCGATTGTTCGTCTGGCCATACAGCATAATCTCATCGTGATTACAGACGAAATGTATGCTGAACTCACATATGATGGTCATCATGACAGTATCGCATCACTGCCTGGTATGAGAGAACGGACGCTGGTGGTCAGCGGCTTCTCCAAAGCATTCGCGATGACGGGGTGGCGAGTAGGTTATTTATGCGGACCTATGGAGCTGCTGCAGGAAATGGTCAAGATTCATCAATATACGACCTTATGTGCACCTATTATGGGGCAAATTGCCGCATTGGAATGTTTGAGAAACGGACATGAAGAAAAAGAAGAAATGAAGAGTGCATATAATGAGCGGCGAAAAATGTTCATCCAGAGCTTAAGTGAAATGGGACTGTCATGCCGGCAACCGAAGGGTGCCTTCTATGCATTTCCAGACATTACGGTAACAGGCATGAGTTCTCAGGAGTTTGCAGGGAGGCTGCTCCAAGAGGGTAAGGTAGCCGTGGTGCCTGGTCAAGTGTTTGGCAGTGGTGGCGAAGGTTTTGTCCGATGCTCCTATGCATCCTCATTCATTCAGCTGGAGGAAGCGCTGGAGAGAATCAGCCGCTGGCTCAGATTAACACATGGAATTCATTGA